The genomic window GGTGAACTGTGAACCACGTGGCAGAACATGCAGGGCATTAGCATTAATGACAGTTAATGAAATGGAGAGTTTAGTCTATGGCTAAGTTTAATTGATTATCCATAATGATATTAAAGatattaaagaagccctatgcaataATTTTAgcaaaatgaccttaattatgcaggttcagagttgttctgatggttctacaacactttttgggttgtAAAAACACAAAGTTGTGCTTCGTCTCCCTCTATCGCTTCTCCACGGAAAAAacaaatatgcaactttctgaacccggaccgggtaaatccggatgtgaGTAAGCGGAGTATCtaatcgcgcctcgaaaatgtgTCATGTGTCTATGTcatgaaaaatgcgagcccaaatccggcgaaaacccagaaacagtgaaggaataaccagacctgcatagggcttctttaacaaTTCTGGAAAGAAAACCCATACTGATAGTCTCTTGCTCTTGCAGACAAATCCAGCCACAAAAAAATAGTGCATGGGTAAAGTGTGACCTGCTCAGCTAAATCACCGAAGCAGCAAAACAGGAAGACTGCTGCTGTCAGGGACAATAACTTTTGTTTGTATCATGAGACTGTATAGTTGCTTTACAACATGGCAGCTGTTTGCAAAGCAGGCAGCaaagtggcctactggttagcgcttcggccttgtaaccggagggttgccggttcgaaccccgaccagtaggcacggctgaagtgcccttgagcaaggcacctaacccctcactgctccctgagcgccgctgttgttgcaggcagctcactgtgccgggattagtttgtgcttcacctcactgtgtgtttactgtgtgctgagtgtttcactaattcacggattgggataaatgcagagaccaaatttccctcaagggatcaaaagagtatatatacttataaacTCACTTTATCCTCAGAGCAGAAGGTATAGCAAGCGCAAGTGCAAGAGTGCAACTTGAGTTTTGACTCTTTTCCTACAGGACACCTTTATTATATTATGATGTGTGGTTTGAATTGCAGGTTTTTCTGGTCAAGAATGGGAGGTGACTAGGAGTCATAACAGTATCTGTGCTGTGAGTGGATCATCAGTGGTCATGCCATGCTCATTCACTCCCCCTGCTGGTCAAACTGTTACTAAAGTCTACTGGGTGATCAACTATGTATTGGGGTTCCTACCCCCTGATATTTTCTATACCCCACAATATGTGGGTCGAGTGCAGTACAGTAGAGATAATGAAACTGATTGCACACTGACTCTGAGTAATGTGAGAGTCACAGATACAGCTCAATATTATGCCCGGATTGAAACAAATTCAAGGAACACAATATCACATTATGTCAACCTCACTGTCAAAGGTAAAGTCAACAGGTAGAATACAATATCTTCTAATGAGTCGTTTAGTTGTTGTCTAATGTTGAATTCCTCATCTTGATTTCTTCTACAACATTACAGATCTTGCAGTCCAGATTTCTGGACCAGCAATTGAGGGACATGAAGTAAAACTGAGCTGCAAGCATTGCATTTTGGGACATTTAATGTGGAGAAAGAATGGGGACATTTTCTCTGATGCACAAACAAGCGACAAAGAGCTGATACTCCACATCAGCACTGATGATGAGGGCAACTATTCCTGTGCATTAAAAGGCCTCGAGGATCATCCATCTCCTCCAGTGAAGCTTAATATCATGTGTGAGTAAACATGGAACATGCTTGGACCATGTATTGCTTATTGGAACAAACCATTATGTTATCTACATTGATGGTTAATTAGTGAAAAATGTGAATTCTTATGTGAAATATAACTCTTGAAGACCCTCCAAAGAACACCTCAGTTTCTGTCAGTCCTGCTGGTGATGTACTTGAGGGCGCTTCagtgactctgacctgcagcagtgTTGCCAACCCACCTGTGAAGGGCTACACCTGGTACAGGCAGACTGGAGATGAAACTACTGAAGTAGGCTCAGGGGAGACCATCACCTTCACTCTGAACACCACCACTGCTGGACCTTACCACTGTGAGGCTACAAATCAAATTGCCTCTCAGAACTCCTCTGCAGTTAATGTCTCTTTGGCAggtaaatatttatttaattgcACTGCTAGTTGCACTGCTAGTGCCCATGActccataatgtgtgtgtgtgtttatgaaccAGGTTCATGGAGGCAGCATGTAGCTCTGATTGCAGGAGGGGCTGTTCTCCTCACTATTGCCCTCATAGTGGTCCTTGCTGTTGTTATGTCTCGGTGAGTGTTCAAACAAACTCCCTGTTCTACAATCCAGCTCTGATACATATCAGTAAATCATAGTATATCACATATGTTGTCTTATATCATATTTTATATATGTtgcctgtgtgtttattttattttctcaaaggagggagaggaacatGCTCAGCTCAACTAGTGACTCAAGGACcagagacataaacacacaggtgCGTCATCAGGTGATTACACAATCACCACTACTACCTTTGGGAACACAAATGAATTGTACTAAAGGGAACACTTTTGCCCTTTTCACTAGCTGGGAGGTACCACTTTCAAAACCATGCACGCAGTTGTTGTCCATTTGTACACTGCCAAGTGCACCATCCTCATATGTTCAGCTGATGCTGTATTGGTCTCTACTGAACATCTGTGCTGATATGGATTACCCATCATGCATTgcattactgaaataaaaaccTTGCTTCCCTGCAGGGTTCTGCTGATGCCCAGAGGGTGGACTCAGGTGACCCAGCTGATGCCCAGTACGCCAGCGTGCAGTTCAAGAGTTCCAGAAAGCAGCAGGACTCCACAGTCCAGctgcagcaggaggaggtggtgtaCGCAACAGTCCACTTCTGAAACTACTTGAATTTCGGGTTTTTAATGAAAATCCATGTatcttcaaaaatgaaaaagcaaccaAAAAATGGTCACAGTTCTCACTGCTTCATTTCCACTTTAAGATGGCCTTtcacatagtttttttttttccacaggcGGTCAGATTGTTGAATAGCTGATGCACTTTCTTGCACTATGCACTTTatgtctgttgttttttttttgtctgttgtaTGTTTCCTTGTCTGTTATACTGCATGTGAGTGGTGGAGCAAAATGCATTTCATTGTATTGTAGGCTCACTATACATATGACAATAAAcccaacttgaacttgaacttgaacttgaacacaGTACACAGCACACTTCTCATTACATTATGCATCCCCGTCAATGTCAGTCGCAAATCACAATATTAACTAACACAATTATCTAATTgcaaaagctacaaataattCTGCTCAGTTAATCTTGTCATATTTGGACTTTTATATTGATGTGATCCTCCTTGACTATGCCACTTCTGATTGGCTAGCAAAGCAAGGAAGAAGTAACCCCACGACCAGTGTCATGTAAATAGGACAATTTTGGAGTTCTTTGACACTTTTGGGAGATGGATCTGCCGACCTCAGTGAGCTACCGAGTTACTCCACGCACAGAGACGAGAGGCATGTAACATCCTATCCAACTCTGTTGTGAGTTCCTTTAATGTTCACGTTGGACATTGAGAGCAGGGGAATTCTTGGAATATACTAAGCCTCACGGTGGTCCAGTAGTGGTCATGGTCAGAGTGAAGGTGTTGTTCTATCCTGCACTTGCTTCAGTAGTTTCACTTCTCTAATCGCTGATGGGTAACCATAATCCACATGAGCAATCAGTACAGACACACGGGTCCCCCGATTACACACCTGTGAATTCCTGACTGTGCTGCCAGAGACGATGGTTGAGTTGGACATATTCTTCTTCcttctttaaaaacaaaaacaaaaacactcagGTAGAGCATACGTGTCAGAGCTCTATCAGGCTCGAAAAATAGAGCAGTGTTTTCCTGAGTATTCGTAATAAATATGTGTTTGTTACTCACCGGGACATGAGAACAGCCAGGACCACGATGAGAACTGTGAGGAAAGCAACAACTCCTCCTGCTATCGCAGCCATACTTTGCCATCCCGAGCCTGaattataaacaaacacaatccTGCATGAGACCATGAGTATTGAAACGTTTTAGAAATGAAAACACATCAGACACACTGATGCTATAAGGCTGATTTATAATGATAAACAGCCTAGCATAACTCCATGGATATTAAATccaaatataaataaatgaccAAAGATGCAGGAGAAGGTGAGTATCTCATAAAGGATCTCTATTGGGACAAAGTTGTGAGGAATTAATAATGTTTACCTGCCAGTGAGACCTTAAGAGCATGGGAATCCTCTGAGGAAATCCTATTTTTGGCCTCACAGTGGTAAAGTCCAACAGTGGTGGAGTTCAGAGTGAAGGTGATGGTCTCCGCTGATCCTACTTCAGTAGTTTCATCTCCAGTCTTCCTGTACCAGGTGTACTGTAGCTCTCCACTGGTGGGttggcatcactgctgcaggtcagagtcactGAAGTGCCCTCTAGTATCTCATCAGCAGGACTGACAGAAACTGAGATTTTCTTTGGAGGATCTAGAACATACATATTTGACATAAGAATACACAAACAATGGATGTAGGTTTGCCCACATTATGTATTACTTTGTTAGGGGAGTAATGTAATACTTTTGTTTTACAAACTGTTTGTTAAAGTCAGTCGTTCACAGATGTACTCTTGTACTCACACAGGACATCAAGCTTCACTGGAGGAGATGGACTTTCCACTTGGTGATTTAATACACATGAGTAGCTGCCTGCATCCTCAATCCTGACGTTGTAGAATATCAGCTCGTTGTTGTTTGTTGATGTGCCAGGTAAGACTTCCTCATCCTTTTTCCACATAAACATGGAGTTTTGTCTCAAGGTGCATTGGCTAGTACAGCTCAGTTTAACATATTCCCCCTCAACTTCTGTTCTAGACATCTGGACTACAAGGTCTGTAAAGTCTTAGAGGGACATAATAATAATGTCAGTACACAGTATCTTCAAAATCATTAGGAAATAATCTGGCGAGTTCAGTCACTGTTACAATGCATGACTGTTGACTAAATGCTAAGATTTCTTATCTTGACTTCAGTCTTCTTTAGTTTTTGGTGCTCATATCTCCTTACTATGGAACCCTGGAGGTGTGTAGTTTATATCCAGAGAATATGCACTGATTTTACttaattgtgtgctcattttcctaatttgtgctctcaatttggtaaatcatgcacacattttactaaagTGTGTACATGTTTTTGTAAAATGAGTGCCCATCTTAATCAAATTAGCTTACAGCTCAGTTTAACATATTTTCCCTCAATTGCTGTTCCAAAAGTGTGGACAACCAGGCCTGTAGTGGAGGTAATATGATATCAGAATAATGTTGAGAGTATTAACCAAGTATTAaccaaggtttatacattgatttatacattgaaaacaaaacaaaaatcctCTCTAAGGTTAGTACATGGGGGCAGCTAAGAATGTCATGAAATAATGTAGGTAAATGGTATCTACAAATCCTCTATTAGTCTGAGGAGTTGAGGAGTTAGGAGTTTAGCATTATACtgtaactgttaaaatgcatGTCTAATGGTaatatgtattgtattgactTAGCTTTCTTCTTTGTGCTTAGTATACATGTCTGATATAATGAAGTTGTTTGCTTTTGCCTTTGACGATGAGGGTGACACCAGCTGATTGCCAATTTTCCCCTGGTGTTGTTGTTTGAATCCTGGTATAATAGTCAGCTGTATCTGTGACTCTCACATCACTCAGCATCAATGTGCAGGTTTTCTTCATATCTGTATTGTATTGCACTCGACCTGTATACTCTGTTTTATCTAAGAGATCAGCTAATGGCACGTTCTTTCGGGCATTAATTCCCAGAAGACTTTATTGACTATGAGATGAGGTTTATTCTGATGAGTGAAAGAGCAGGGCATCTCCACTGTCAGTGTTCATTCACTTTCAGACATGAGAAACAGCTGTTAGGTGTCATCAGATCAGTTCAGTATTAATGAACATATGAACAGAAATAACACTCAGTTTACCAGTATGTACAGCACATTGACCTTTGAAACCCTGGACCATCACAGCAGTAAAGTACAACAGAGGCACCTGTATTCTAACTACTAACTAACTAACATGCTCTCTAATTGGGGTGTACGGGCATACTTCATGCTACATACTTCATTGTAAAATAACTtcataaaaagtgtgtgtgcgtgtgtgtgttatgtcccTTATCTACCCTTTGGTGGTGCTGTTTccccgtttgtttgtttgtgttgcatAGTAGCATGCTCTGTAATTGTGTACGGGTGAGACCTGTTGCGGGTGGGTGGAGCCAGCCCTTTAAAAACACACCAGCCCTTGACTTCAGGAGAGAGTTGTGTTCTGGCTAACACGCCTTCCTGCAGTTTTTCTTACTTTGGTGTCCTATTTTCCCTTTTGTTTATGTACTTATTGTTAAATAAACAACCCTAGAAAACTAGCCCATTTGGTCATCTATGTTGTAGCCAGTGCGCCAGGCTATAactgtttgagtgtgagtgtgtgactgcaAACTCATTATCTGATGCAGATTCAAAGCATAACTTAATATCCGACTCAACTCGACAGAGACTTTGTGCTGTACTTTCCTCTGAACCTTTCTCCTTCTTTTagtctctcagacacacacacacacacacacacacacgcacaggctctcattctcacacacacacacagggccgtcACAATGGGGGTTATGTCCCAGGACATAGTGCACTGACCTCTTCCAGGAGCTGAGGCTATAGGCTATTCGAGATGTAATTCCAAGATGTGTTACGCTACTGCACTTataacttaaaaagattgaacgaaccTTCCCAAATTTTGAAAATGGGATTAGTGattggcatcgggtgaacgtagcttttcgaagttgaaacgctattaaaaactatttgtgcACCTCACaaacccccctcacccccccacccccccgcgacggccctgcacacacacgcgcgctctTACTTAGCCCTTGCCTAACGCTGCCTTGaggacaacgttgggggcttaaaacaccaagaaacacggccctgcacacacacacacacacatacacacacaaagacgcgtacacagacacgcgcacactATTTCACCAACGCAAAAGCTGGCACagaacaaccacaaccacagtTTCTTCAGCCTGAATGGCTTGTTTTCTCAGACATGactaatacacacatacaaggaaATTAAACTACACATGTAAATAACACTCTTAATATATCCTGTCACTGAACATGTCTACATGTTAATTCCTATTTGATGTACTATGTACCGATCATGACTCATGACACACCATGATTTGGTTTCTCAAGTCTTCAACATCAGCAGTTATGGCACCCATTGTTTATTTTACTATTACAGCTACTATTACTATTAACACCTCGAATGTGCATAAAAGTAATGCAAGAGATTACTAATAAGGCAGCTCACAAATGTAGATTAGGAAGATGGCTTACTGAACTTACTCTCAGTCTTGACAAACGATAATTTCCCTTATGTTGTTAGCAGAGTTAATAAACACAGTGCAGTTTTACTGCTTAGATTATGAGACTCAGAGACAGTAATTTACCTTAGCATTGACATTATGTTGAAATGTGAAATATCATTTTGCCGCAAATTCTCACCATAGAAGGTTGCAGATGGGTCGTAGTCCTGGTCGTGTGTGCAGAACAAGTTGTTCTCTACTCAATACGGAATACTTTGAGGTTGAACTGACAAACAAAACGCTGCCAATGAACAGCAAGTGTGCAGTGGTTGACAAGTTGACACAGTAcgataaaaaaaaagcttcctGACAAGTTAATGACTTTTGTTGACCGTTATGTTTCATGGTCATTTTTATGCGTTGCTTggcttgtatttttttttttgcatttatgtAACACTACTGCACAAGCATGTTCAGCTTACAGTATCTCTGAATCTCTGATCACCATACAGAGTGGAACACGtagtcaatctctctctctctctttctttatttctctatctctctctctctctctcattgtgtaAAAGTACAAGTCCCCCCTGATATTGGATGATACATGCTTCAGAAACATGTCTAAAATTAAAATTATTCATATGTTGATGTGTTCATGTTGAGGTAccataattcaaaatccccttGTTATtgtcccataggaaaaatcacaTTGTGTAAAAGTACAAGTGCTTTCCCCCTGATATGGGATGATCACCATACAGAGTGGACGCATACATGtagtcaatctctctctctctctctctctctctctctctctctctctctctctcaatgtgtAAAAGTACAAGTGATTGATTCCCCCCCTGATATGGGATGATACATGCTTCAGAAACATGTCTAAAATTAAAATGAGCCCAAGCAGCTCTGCACTTTAGTAGAGAGCAACCCTTGTGGTGGACTGATATACAGGAACTAACAGCGatgacactgtttttttttagcacCTCTTCTTTGTGTGTACTTCGGAGGACAGTAACATAGAACAGAACCTTTATGAATCTCTGGGAGGTGTATGAAGGATGCcttatgaatatatatatatatatatatatatatatatatatatatatatatatatatatatatactgtatattcataattatatataaaaatatctacttgtgtgcacacacaaaaaaaggcaaatacatacacacacacacacacacacacacacacacacactcacatgcactccATGGCACATGCCTGTTCTTTGCTGTCCTTGACAAGTCCCTCCTGATATTGGATGATACATGCTTCAGAAACATGTCTAAAATTAAAATTATTCATATGTTGATGTGTTCATGTTGAGGTgccataattcaaaatccccttGTTATtgtcccataggaaaaatcaccatataccggatctcaaagatggcagcttttttgcagGCGAACTTAAGAGGTCTATTATCATCTACTTACTCTAAAATTCCTGctctatctctgtctgtttgCATGAATAGACTAGGTGCACGAAAGGTTCTTTCTGTACGCTCATGTATTTCTGATGGAGCGTTAACTGTGTTGTAACAGCATAGTCTGTTGTATTCTGCTTCTTACATCGTCACTCCGACACTGAATATTTTAGttgctcaataataacaattttaacacaagcatacatacatacttctTTATCGTTAAGTGCTGATTCACTACTCACCCAAACGGGTCCGTGTAGGCACTAATTGCATtaacaatagcggcaggttcagAAACACCTGGCTGCACCGgacacaaacaaacgcacagAGAGCCTTTCATGCACAGAGCCTATTTTACCTCTGTATAGCACCCATGCAGTGTTACATTGACACCTCGACCAAAAACCAAAACAGTTGATTGTAACAGTTGAAAACAGTAAACAGTTTTATTTACAAAATAGTGGGAAATACTTTTGCATGGGAAATGAGCAAAGTAATATCTAATATCTGTATAAAAATCACAATACTAAAAACAAGAAGTGTATAACTCTCTCATGCAGAATGGCTTACATTAAGAAACAATAGAACTGGCTCAGGAGTACAACAGTGTCAACTCCTGAATTCAAATGTACTGATAAAATCAGTAAAATATCAGTAATGAAAAGCTTGAACAGCTTTATAGTTCTATGGCCACAAGGGGTCCCCTGTCATTTGTCTCATTTACACCGGCAACCAGCTTAAAATCTTATTTTAAAAGATTCCCCCTCTAGACGGTCTCTACATGCCAGGGAGTTTTCAGAGGTGTCTGTGTTCATGTAGTTAGATGATgataaaagggagagagaaagagaagaacatGGAATAGTACACAAGCGGCATTCAAAGGAAAGCAAGGAAATTGGAAATGACTGAAATGCAGTTAGAATATAACTTGATGTGTACAGAAATAAGCTTGATTATATAAACATTCTCCTAAGGACAGCTtatcagaaaaaaaagacactTTGTTATAATCTCTAATAAAGATGGACTTCTTGAATGATTATTCCTGTTCTACTGTTCCCCAAGATTAGTTGGGTCTTGCTCCAACACTGCTGTAGATCACAGAGAGCTCCCCCTCTGGTTTGTTAGGAGAACTGCAGGGAGACATCAATGACGATTTTCCCACGACACTCCCCCTCTGGTTGGTTGGGAGAACTGCAGGGTGACATCAATGACAGAGAGCTCAGCTCGCCCTAAATATGCtaacgacaaaaaaaaaaaaaaaacatttactaaattgagaggtTTCTGGTCTTTGAATGTCACATCTTACCCCTGTGCTGCTCTGGCCTTTTTGATCTGGACACTGGCGTACTGGACGTCGTCCTCCTGGGCTCCTGCAGACTCTCTGAAACACTTGGGCAGGACACAGGCATACAGACCGTCATCCTCTGCTGCTCCTCCTGCCGTCTGTCTGGAGCGTTTGGGCTGGACATTGGAGTACTGGACATCCTCCTCTGGGGCTCCTGCAGACTCTCTGGAACACTTGGGTAGGACACGGGCATACTGGACGTCCTCCTCTGGGGCTCCTGCAGACTCAGCACTGGGGGGACCAGCAGCTCTGCTGCGGCTGGTTCTCTGGATGTCAGCGTTGGGAAACTGAACATCATCTCCATCCTGATGAGAGGATTAGAGTCATGACATCATTTAGCATGCTAACCGTCCTTATTTTCCCCTTTTCTTTGTATTTGGTCTCTGGAACCCTGTATGGCATGAAATACTGCACCTAATAATTTAGATTGGGAAAACAATGCATACAATTTATACACTGATAACCAAAAAAACAACTCACCTTCTTCCTGGTTCCACCAGCATTCGTCCTTTGGCGCCTGTTAATATGTGATGACTCATATTAATGAATCAAATGTCAATGTGAAAGTGACTGTAGCAGAGAAGATCAGTACTGACCTGATCCAGACCAGCACACAGATCAGACCTGCAGCTCCACAGACTGAGACTCCTGctaccacatacagtacaggacTATGGGCTCCTGTGAGGGACACAAAAGGGATCAGGGAAAGAATTTTGAAAGGTACAAGCACAATAAGCACAAGcacatggacagacacacacacacacacacacacgcacacacacatgcaagaagacgctaaaacacacaaacaaacaaaaagacaagTGTTTAAGAGAGACAGAATAGCATACCCACCTGTAACTCTAATGGACACAGCAGGTCCATTGAGGTCTCAGCTCCATATTTATTCCTGGCCACACAGTAGTACTGTCCTCCATCCTCAGAGCTGATGTTagtgatgctgtactgctgtccTGATCCTACTGGAGTGGACTCATTCACCTTAAACCAGGTGTAGCTCTCCACTGGTGGGttggcatcactgctgcaggtcagaTTCACTGAAGCGCCCTTGGTTACATTCACATTAGGACTGACAGACACTGAGGTGCTTGTTGGAGGGACTGGAGAAATGGGATTAGTATAATAGTATAATAAATCaa from Alosa sapidissima isolate fAloSap1 chromosome 9, fAloSap1.pri, whole genome shotgun sequence includes these protein-coding regions:
- the LOC121719529 gene encoding B-cell receptor CD22-like isoform X1, which produces MPCSFTPPAGQTVTKVYWVINYVLGFLPPDIFYTPQYVGRVQYSRDNETDCTLTLSNVRVTDTAQYYARIETNSRNTISHYVNLTVKDLAVQISGPAIEGHEVKLSCKHCILGHLMWRKNGDIFSDAQTSDKELILHISTDDEGNYSCALKGLEDHPSPPVKLNIMYPPKNTSVSVSPAGDVLEGASVTLTCSSVANPPVKGYTWYRQTGDETTEVGSGETITFTLNTTTAGPYHCEATNQIASQNSSAVNVSLAGSWRQHVALIAGGAVLLTIALIVVLAVVMSRRERNMLSSTSDSRTRDINTQGSADAQRVDSGDPADAQYASVQFKSSRKQQDSTVQLQQEEVVYATVHF
- the LOC121719529 gene encoding B-cell receptor CD22-like isoform X2, translated to MPCSFTPPAGQTVTKVYWVINYVLGFLPPDIFYTPQYVGRVQYSRDNETDCTLTLSNVRVTDTAQYYARIETNSRNTISHYVNLTVKDLAVQISGPAIEGHEVKLSCKHCILGHLMWRKNGDIFSDAQTSDKELILHISTDDEGNYSCALKGLEDHPSPPVKLNIMYPPKNTSVSVSPAGDVLEGASVTLTCSSVANPPVKGYTWYRQTGDETTEVGSGETITFTLNTTTAGPYHCSWRQHVALIAGGAVLLTIALIVVLAVVMSRRERNMLSSTSDSRTRDINTQGSADAQRVDSGDPADAQYASVQFKSSRKQQDSTVQLQQEEVVYATVHF
- the LOC121719624 gene encoding B-cell receptor CD22-like, whose product is MKKTCTLMLSDVRVTDTADYYTRIQTTTPGENWQSAGVTLIVKDFTDLVVQMSRTEVEGEYVKLSCTSQCTLRQNSMFMWKKDEEVLPGTSTNNNELIFYNVRIEDAGSYSCVLNHQVESPSPPVKLDVLYPPKKISVSVSPADEILEGTSVTLTCSSDANPPVESYSTPGTGRLEMKLLK
- the LOC121718491 gene encoding B-cell receptor CD22-like is translated as MFPPTSTSVSVSPNVNVTKGASVNLTCSSDANPPVESYTWFKVNESTPVGSGQQYSITNISSEDGGQYYCVARNKYGAETSMDLLCPLELQVGAHSPVLYVVAGVSVCGAAGLICVLVWIRRQRTNAGGTRKKDGDDVQFPNADIQRTSRSRAAGPPSAESAGAPEEDVQYARVLPKCSRESAGAPEEDVQYSNVQPKRSRQTAGGAAEDDGLYACVLPKCFRESAGAQEDDVQYASVQIKKARAAQGSPNQPEGECRGKIVIDVSLQFS